One Chaetodon trifascialis isolate fChaTrf1 chromosome 21, fChaTrf1.hap1, whole genome shotgun sequence genomic window carries:
- the LOC139350094 gene encoding ankyrin repeat and SOCS box protein 12-like, translating to MLQLRTSEEEQSSCEISQLRQAVLQNNDRLLDEMLCQEIYKKVINCRGGWGIAGTPLHAAVSKGHLSCLQVLLAHGALVDCADVKAQTPLFAAVRGKYLDCVLALLAAGANPNGSSSNNCSPVLTAAREGDVEILKELLKHGAEVNSRSKVLLWTCRARVSSGPLYLAAVYGHMECFRLLLLYGADPDYNCTDTKLLSSIKHPKTVLEMCLRHGCGVEYIQLLIDFGANVYLPTLIIEKSTKQNEAVELLLQERGNPKALTSQCRLAVRRYLQKINKIHCIDQLEMPTSLINFLQHKPAPVTVL from the exons ATGCTCCAATTAAGGACCTCTGAAGAAGAACAAAGCAGTTGTGAAATTTCCCAGCTCAGACAAGCAGTGTTACAAAACAATGACAGACTCCTTGATGAGATGCTCTGCCAAGAAATCTATAAGAAAGTCATCAATTGCAGAGGCGGCTGGGGCATTGCAGGCACGCCCCTGCACGCTGCAGTGTCGAAAGGTCATCTCAGCTGTCTGCAGGTCCTGCTAGCCCACGGTGCCCTGGTAGACTGTGCAGATGTCAAGGCTCAGACGCCTCTGTTTGCAGCCGTCCGTGGGAAATACCTGGACTGTGTGTTAGCGCTCCTCGCAGCTGGCGCCAACCCCAACGGGAGCTCATCCAACAACTGCTCCCCTGTCCTCACCGCTGCCCGGGAGGGGGATGTGGAGATATTAAAGGAACTGCTTAAACATGGCGCAGAGGTGAACTCCCGCTCCAAAGTCTTGCTCTGGACTTGCAGAGCCAGGGTGTCGAGCGGGCCGCTATACCTGGCTGCCGTTTATGGACACATGGAGTGTTTCAGACTGCTGCTTCTCTACGGGGCAGACCCAGATTACAACTGCACAGATACAAAGCTGCTGAGTTCTATCAAGCACCCCAAAACTGTGCTCGAGATGTGCCTCAGGCATGGCTGTGGCGTTGAGTACATCCAGCTTCTGATCGACTTCGGCGCAAACGTCTACCTCCCCACGCTGATCATCGAGAAGTCCACCAAACAGAACGAGGCTGTGGAGCTGCTTCTGCAGGAAAGAG GAAATCCAAAGGCCTTGACTTCACAGTGCCGACTTGCTGTCCGAAGATACCTCCAAAAGATCAACAAGATCCACTGTATCGACCAGCTGGAAATGCCAACAAGTCTCATTAATTTCTTGCAACACAAGCCAGCCCCAGTCACTGTCCTGTAG